A region of Thioalbus denitrificans DNA encodes the following proteins:
- the ectB gene encoding diaminobutyrate--2-oxoglutarate transaminase, producing the protein MRIFEQLESEVRGYVRSFPAIFDTAKGSFLYDDQGNKYIDFFAGAGTLNYGHNNPAFNRALIEYLERDGIVHGLDKATVAKKNFLQKFYDTILAPRNLEYKVQFTGPTGTNAVETALKLARMVKRRSTVISFTNGYHGLTMGSLAVTGNNFYRDEFFGVRSNTAFMPYDGYFGKDVNTIDYLRRFLTDGSSGVDLPAAFIVETVQGEGGVNVASDEWLQGLEALSRELDILLIIDDIQVGNGRTGTFFSFERAGIKPDMVTLSKSVGGGLPLALLLMRPDLDQWKPGEHTGTFRGNNLAFVAATEALAYWENDDLSEAVRYKGAIMKEELDRIAAKFPDLESEVRGVGMVWGLELPRTGFAGELSKECFENGMVIETAGADDQVLKFLPALTIEEETLREGFGIIEKAIDTLLTRKQALRSGAVR; encoded by the coding sequence ATGCGTATCTTTGAACAGCTGGAATCCGAAGTCCGCGGCTACGTGCGGTCCTTCCCCGCCATTTTCGACACTGCCAAGGGCTCCTTTCTCTACGACGACCAGGGCAACAAGTACATCGACTTCTTCGCCGGCGCCGGGACCCTGAACTACGGGCACAACAACCCCGCCTTCAACCGGGCCCTGATCGAATACCTGGAGCGTGACGGCATCGTGCACGGCCTGGACAAGGCCACGGTGGCGAAGAAGAACTTCCTGCAGAAGTTCTACGACACCATCCTCGCGCCCCGCAATCTCGAGTACAAGGTGCAGTTCACCGGCCCCACCGGCACCAACGCGGTGGAGACCGCGCTGAAGCTGGCGCGGATGGTGAAGCGCCGCTCCACCGTGATCTCCTTCACCAACGGCTATCACGGCCTGACCATGGGCTCGCTGGCGGTGACCGGCAACAACTTCTACCGCGACGAGTTCTTCGGCGTGCGCAGCAACACCGCCTTCATGCCCTATGACGGCTACTTCGGCAAGGACGTGAACACCATCGACTACCTGCGCCGGTTCCTGACCGACGGCAGCAGCGGCGTGGACCTGCCCGCGGCCTTCATCGTCGAGACGGTCCAGGGCGAGGGCGGCGTGAACGTGGCCAGCGACGAGTGGCTCCAGGGCCTGGAGGCGCTGAGCCGGGAGCTCGACATCCTGCTCATCATCGACGATATCCAGGTGGGCAACGGCCGCACCGGCACCTTCTTCAGCTTCGAGCGCGCCGGCATCAAGCCCGACATGGTGACCCTGTCCAAGTCGGTGGGCGGTGGACTGCCCCTGGCCCTGCTGCTCATGCGCCCCGACCTGGACCAGTGGAAGCCGGGCGAGCACACGGGCACCTTCCGCGGCAACAATCTCGCCTTCGTGGCCGCCACCGAGGCGCTGGCCTACTGGGAGAACGACGATCTCTCCGAGGCGGTCAGGTACAAGGGCGCGATCATGAAGGAGGAACTGGATCGCATCGCCGCCAAGTTCCCCGACCTGGAGTCCGAGGTCCGCGGCGTGGGCATGGTCTGGGGCCTGGAGCTTCCGCGCACCGGCTTCGCCGGCGAGCTCTCCAAGGAGTGCTTCGAGAACGGCATGGTGATCGAGACCGCGGGCGCCGACGACCAGGTGCTGAAGTTCCTCCCGGCACTGACCATCGAGGAGGAGACCCTGCGGGAGGGTTTCGGAATCATCGAAAAGGCAATCGACACCCTGCTGACCCGCAAGCAGGCCCTGCGCAGTGGAGCGGTACGATGA
- a CDS encoding ectoine synthase, translated as MIVKQLSEIVGTENDVKAENGNWASRRFLLKKDGMGFSFHDTTIFAGTETYIWYKYHLEAVYCVAGEGEIEDLETGITHPISDGTMYALNGNERHYLRARKDMRLICVFNPPLTGAEVHDEDGAYPLLSDSA; from the coding sequence ATGATAGTCAAGCAGCTGAGCGAGATTGTCGGAACCGAAAACGACGTCAAGGCCGAGAACGGCAACTGGGCGAGCCGGCGCTTCCTGCTGAAGAAGGACGGGATGGGGTTTTCGTTCCACGACACCACCATCTTCGCCGGGACCGAGACCTACATCTGGTACAAGTACCACCTCGAGGCGGTCTACTGCGTGGCCGGCGAGGGCGAGATCGAGGACCTGGAGACCGGCATCACCCACCCCATCTCCGACGGCACCATGTACGCCCTCAACGGCAACGAGCGCCACTACCTGCGCGCCCGCAAGGACATGCGCCTGATCTGTGTGTTCAATCCGCCGCTGACGGGCGCCGAGGTGCACGACGAGGATGGCGCCTATCCGCTGCTGAGCGACAGCGCCTGA
- a CDS encoding cytochrome b, with protein sequence MNLRNSEDRYGAVAQLLHWGMLILFIALYLIAESMEEMPKGPDKLELIGLHKSLGVTALLLVLARVGWRFMSPPPATAADLNPMQQKVAGALHILLYICMFAMPLTGYVMSMAGGHPIEVFGLFSLPDLVGQSHDLKEFAEDSHKAIWVIIMVLVGLHAAAALFHHFVAKDSILRRMLPGGASA encoded by the coding sequence ATGAACCTGCGTAACTCGGAAGATCGTTATGGCGCCGTTGCCCAGCTTCTGCACTGGGGCATGCTGATCCTGTTCATCGCGCTCTACCTCATCGCCGAGTCTATGGAAGAAATGCCCAAGGGCCCGGACAAGCTCGAACTCATCGGCCTGCACAAGTCACTCGGCGTCACCGCCCTGCTGCTGGTACTGGCCCGGGTCGGCTGGCGCTTCATGAGCCCCCCGCCCGCCACTGCCGCCGACTTGAACCCGATGCAGCAGAAGGTGGCGGGCGCCCTGCACATCCTTCTGTACATCTGCATGTTCGCCATGCCCCTCACCGGCTACGTGATGTCCATGGCCGGTGGTCACCCCATCGAGGTGTTCGGCCTCTTCTCCCTGCCCGACCTGGTCGGCCAGAGCCACGACCTGAAGGAGTTCGCCGAGGATTCACACAAGGCCATCTGGGTCATCATCATGGTCCTGGTGGGCCTGCACGCGGCGGCCGCCCTGTTCCACCACTTCGTGGCCAAGGACAGCATACTGCGGCGCATGCTCCCCGGCGGCGCCAGCGCCTGA
- a CDS encoding helical backbone metal receptor, with amino-acid sequence MATPTDALGIAHPPAAGEVRIVSLVPSLTELLFDLGLGGQVVGRTRYCVHPQPAVEAVPAVGGTKKVNRSRLLELRPSHLLVNVDENPRELVESLAGSIPHVIVTHPNAPGDNPALYRLLGHIFHREPAAEALCERFDAALERLRGVAMDLPPRRVLYLIWKAPWMTVSRDTYIARTLALVGWETLGDDPASRYPVVELDARLLAAAELVLFASEPYAFGERDLEEFRADHPLCGARLLRLDAEMVSWYGSRAIRGLDYLAELARRVAEA; translated from the coding sequence TTGGCCACCCCCACCGATGCACTGGGGATCGCCCATCCACCCGCCGCGGGCGAGGTGCGCATCGTCTCCCTGGTCCCGAGCCTCACCGAGCTGCTGTTCGACCTGGGGCTGGGCGGGCAGGTGGTGGGCCGCACCCGCTATTGCGTTCATCCCCAGCCGGCGGTTGAAGCGGTTCCCGCCGTCGGCGGCACCAAGAAGGTCAACCGCTCCCGCCTGCTCGAACTGCGCCCCAGCCACCTGCTGGTGAACGTGGACGAAAACCCGCGGGAACTGGTGGAGTCCCTGGCCGGCTCGATCCCCCATGTCATCGTCACCCACCCCAACGCCCCGGGCGACAACCCCGCGCTCTACCGGCTGCTCGGTCACATCTTCCACCGCGAACCGGCGGCGGAGGCGCTGTGCGAACGCTTCGACGCCGCCCTGGAGCGGTTGCGCGGGGTTGCCATGGATCTTCCGCCGCGGCGGGTCCTCTACCTCATCTGGAAGGCGCCCTGGATGACCGTCTCCCGGGATACCTATATCGCCCGCACCCTGGCGCTGGTGGGATGGGAAACCCTGGGTGATGATCCGGCCAGCCGTTATCCGGTGGTGGAACTGGACGCGCGCCTGCTGGCCGCAGCCGAACTGGTGCTGTTCGCCAGCGAACCCTACGCCTTCGGCGAGCGGGACCTGGAGGAGTTCCGGGCCGACCACCCGCTGTGCGGCGCCCGCCTGCTGCGGCTCGATGCGGAGATGGTTTCCTGGTACGGCAGCCGCGCCATCCGCGGTCTCGACTACCTGGCGGAGCTCGCGCGAAGGGTGGCGGAGGCATGA
- a CDS encoding PHA/PHB synthase family protein yields MSEQTAGAQSAPNPIELSQNLMRMSLLSQQFYGKWLSQQLQQRKTLPMDDSLGLGRAFSQLAMSLAANPAALAGTQVSFWQDAFSLWQQAGMRMLGASSESVIQPARDDRRFKDEAWQDNPLFDFIKQAYLLTAKWMLAVVRGAEGLEPQTARKVDFFTRQFLDALAPTNFLATNPEVLRTTLESNGGNLVRGMEHLLNDLQDGQLRTRMTDLEAFTLGQNIAVTPGKVVFQNELMQLLQYTPTTEKVRKRPLLIVPPWINKFYILDLREKNSFIRWAVAQGHTVFVISWVNPDARLAEKNFDDYLTEGPLAALDAIEKATGERQVNAVGYCLGGTLLASTLAWLAARRSKRIASATFLTTMLDFSDPGELGVFIDEDQLVALEERMDAAGYLDGRAMATTFNMLRANDLIWSFAINNYLLGKEPFPFDLLYWNSDSTRMPARMHSFYLRKMYQENLLKEPGALKLAGSRIDLGRVQVPVYFLSTREDHIAPWQATYRGTRLFSGPVRFVLGASGHIAGVINPPVANKYGYWTGTELPEESDAWLEGAERHDGSWWSDWDGWVGEFAAGEVEAREPGKGLAVLEDAPGSYVAVRAGD; encoded by the coding sequence ATGAGCGAGCAGACGGCCGGTGCCCAGAGCGCGCCCAATCCCATCGAGTTGTCCCAGAACCTGATGCGCATGTCGCTGCTGAGCCAGCAGTTCTACGGCAAGTGGCTGAGCCAGCAGCTGCAGCAGCGCAAGACCCTGCCCATGGACGACAGCCTGGGGCTGGGGCGGGCCTTTTCCCAGCTGGCCATGAGCCTGGCCGCCAATCCCGCCGCGCTGGCGGGGACCCAGGTGAGCTTCTGGCAGGACGCCTTCAGCCTCTGGCAGCAGGCCGGCATGCGCATGCTCGGCGCAAGTTCCGAGTCGGTGATCCAGCCGGCCCGCGACGATCGCCGGTTCAAGGACGAGGCCTGGCAGGACAACCCGCTGTTCGACTTCATCAAGCAGGCCTACCTGCTCACCGCCAAGTGGATGCTGGCGGTGGTCCGCGGCGCCGAGGGGCTCGAACCCCAGACCGCCCGGAAGGTCGATTTCTTCACCCGCCAGTTCCTCGACGCCCTCGCGCCCACCAACTTCCTGGCTACGAACCCGGAAGTCCTGCGCACGACCCTCGAGAGCAACGGCGGCAACCTGGTGCGGGGCATGGAGCACCTGCTCAACGATCTGCAGGACGGCCAGCTGCGCACCCGCATGACCGATCTCGAGGCCTTCACCCTGGGCCAGAACATCGCCGTGACCCCGGGCAAGGTGGTGTTCCAGAACGAGCTCATGCAGCTGCTCCAGTACACCCCCACCACGGAAAAGGTGCGCAAGCGCCCCCTGCTCATCGTGCCGCCGTGGATCAACAAGTTCTATATCCTCGACCTGCGGGAGAAGAACTCCTTCATCCGCTGGGCCGTCGCCCAGGGGCACACGGTGTTCGTCATCTCCTGGGTCAACCCGGATGCCCGGCTGGCGGAAAAGAACTTCGACGACTACCTCACCGAGGGTCCCCTGGCGGCCCTGGACGCCATCGAGAAGGCGACCGGCGAGCGCCAGGTGAACGCCGTGGGCTACTGCCTGGGCGGCACCCTGCTGGCCTCGACCCTGGCCTGGCTGGCGGCCCGCCGCAGCAAGCGCATCGCCAGCGCCACCTTCCTCACCACCATGCTCGATTTCTCCGACCCGGGCGAGCTGGGCGTGTTCATCGACGAGGATCAGCTGGTGGCCCTGGAGGAGCGCATGGACGCGGCAGGCTATCTGGACGGCCGCGCCATGGCCACCACCTTCAACATGCTGCGGGCCAATGACCTCATCTGGTCGTTCGCCATCAACAACTACCTGCTGGGCAAGGAACCCTTCCCCTTCGACCTCCTGTACTGGAACTCCGATTCCACCCGCATGCCGGCGCGGATGCACAGCTTCTACCTGCGCAAGATGTACCAGGAGAACCTGCTGAAGGAGCCGGGCGCGCTGAAGCTGGCCGGCAGCCGCATCGACCTGGGACGGGTCCAGGTGCCGGTCTACTTCCTCTCCACCCGCGAGGACCATATCGCCCCCTGGCAGGCCACCTACCGCGGCACCCGGCTCTTCTCCGGCCCGGTCCGGTTCGTGCTGGGCGCCTCCGGCCACATCGCCGGCGTCATCAATCCCCCGGTGGCCAACAAGTACGGTTACTGGACCGGCACGGAGCTGCCGGAGGAGTCCGACGCCTGGCTCGAGGGCGCCGAGCGGCACGACGGCTCCTGGTGGAGCGACTGGGACGGCTGGGTGGGCGAGTTCGCCGCGGGCGAGGTGGAGGCCCGTGAGCCCGGCAAGGGCTTGGCGGTGCTGGAGGATGCCCCCGGCAGCTACGTGGCCGTGCGCGCCGGCGACTGA
- a CDS encoding nitrous oxide reductase accessory protein NosL yields MRATPLAARRRRVLGALVGVFLLTACDPQVDSRAPGGPRPIEAGDECHVCGMILARFPGPMGEVIADGQPRALKFCSTRDLFAYLLQPEAGAVVREVYVHDMAGGRWDLPLDAPLVDARRAWYVAGHPLRGAMGPTLASFREREDAEVFARRFGGQILAFDQITLELVGHLGYGEGQAGEGGADRPASPPSRSGLE; encoded by the coding sequence ATGCGGGCAACACCGCTTGCTGCACGACGCCGACGGGTCCTCGGGGCCCTGGTGGGGGTGTTCCTGCTGACGGCGTGCGACCCGCAGGTCGATAGCCGGGCTCCGGGCGGGCCCCGGCCCATCGAGGCCGGGGATGAGTGTCACGTCTGCGGCATGATACTCGCCCGTTTCCCCGGACCGATGGGAGAGGTCATTGCCGATGGGCAGCCACGGGCGCTCAAGTTCTGCTCCACCCGGGATCTTTTCGCCTACCTGTTGCAGCCCGAGGCGGGTGCGGTGGTGCGCGAGGTGTATGTCCATGACATGGCGGGTGGACGCTGGGATCTTCCGCTGGATGCCCCCCTGGTGGATGCACGCAGGGCATGGTACGTGGCCGGCCATCCCCTGCGTGGGGCCATGGGTCCCACCCTGGCCTCTTTCCGCGAGCGGGAGGACGCCGAGGTTTTCGCCCGCCGGTTCGGCGGACAGATCCTCGCCTTCGACCAGATCACCCTGGAGCTGGTCGGACACCTCGGCTACGGGGAGGGGCAAGCGGGGGAGGGCGGGGCTGACCGGCCCGCGTCGCCACCGTCCCGGTCCGGTCTCGAATAG
- a CDS encoding ABC transporter permease — protein MHSILIVAGKEFHDGLRNRWVLAITVVFALLAVGLAYFGSAASGFVGVTSLATTLVSLASLAVFLIPLIALLLAYDTVVGERERGTLDLLLSYPLSRSQLLTGKLLGHGLILAVSTAVGFGSAGVLVTLVARESANLQLLFSFAYFILSATLLGLAFVAIAHLISVTVDEKSRAAGAALVVWFLFVLVFDLLLLGGLVATGGAVGKSVFPYLLLLNPTDVFRLANLGGFEPVKTYAGLASIVVEGTFTPARLLLVLGLWVAVPFGLALWRFQGREL, from the coding sequence ATGCACAGCATCCTGATCGTCGCCGGCAAGGAGTTCCACGACGGGTTGCGCAACCGCTGGGTGCTGGCCATCACCGTCGTGTTCGCCCTGCTGGCCGTGGGCCTGGCCTACTTCGGCTCAGCCGCATCCGGCTTCGTGGGTGTCACCTCCCTGGCCACCACGCTGGTCAGTCTCGCGAGCCTGGCGGTATTCCTGATCCCGCTCATCGCCCTGCTGCTCGCCTACGACACGGTGGTGGGTGAGCGGGAGCGCGGGACACTGGATCTGCTTCTCTCCTATCCGCTCTCCCGCTCCCAGCTGCTGACCGGCAAGCTGCTCGGTCACGGCCTGATCCTCGCCGTCTCGACCGCTGTCGGTTTCGGCAGCGCCGGTGTTCTGGTGACCCTGGTGGCGCGTGAGAGTGCGAACCTGCAGCTGCTGTTCTCATTCGCCTATTTCATTCTCTCGGCCACCCTACTGGGGCTCGCCTTCGTGGCAATCGCCCACCTCATCAGTGTCACCGTGGATGAGAAGTCCCGGGCGGCGGGCGCGGCGCTGGTGGTCTGGTTCCTCTTCGTGCTGGTGTTCGATCTCCTCCTGCTGGGTGGGCTGGTGGCAACCGGAGGGGCGGTGGGCAAATCGGTCTTTCCCTACCTGCTGCTGCTCAATCCCACCGACGTGTTCCGGCTCGCCAACCTGGGGGGATTCGAGCCGGTGAAAACCTATGCGGGGCTCGCATCCATCGTTGTCGAGGGGACCTTCACGCCCGCCCGGCTGCTGCTGGTGCTGGGACTTTGGGTGGCCGTCCCCTTCGGACTGGCCCTGTGGCGGTTCCAGGGACGGGAGCTCTGA
- a CDS encoding ABC transporter ATP-binding protein, which yields MPVPVKLENLHKRYGRVQALDGVSLSAREGEVLGLLGHNGAGKTTIMKLVLGLTRPDSGRVEVLGRDPCGRDVRRLRHRLGYLPESVVFYGELTGREVLRYFARLKGIGRGASEPLLERLGLAQAADRPVKGYSNGMRQRLGLAQALLGEPALLLLDEPTAGLDPDATRDVYSMLDELRRRGATVMLSSHVLAGIERHIDRAAIIGAGRLLVSGNLEELGRRAGLGVTIRAGGDWADEKRVDRVIERGAVVHRRSATELELRVPGAAKLDVLRVLLAVDGIRDVAVEPPSLEMLYDHFGPSTRPAEAPCTAS from the coding sequence ATGCCAGTCCCCGTCAAACTGGAGAACCTCCACAAGCGTTACGGCCGGGTCCAGGCCCTGGACGGGGTGAGTCTTTCCGCCCGCGAGGGCGAGGTCCTGGGCCTGCTGGGTCACAACGGAGCGGGCAAGACCACCATCATGAAACTGGTGCTGGGGCTCACCCGGCCCGATTCGGGGAGGGTGGAGGTGCTGGGACGCGATCCCTGCGGCAGGGACGTGCGCCGGCTTCGGCACCGGCTCGGCTACCTGCCGGAGAGCGTGGTCTTCTACGGCGAACTGACGGGGCGGGAAGTGTTGCGCTACTTCGCCCGCCTGAAGGGGATCGGCCGCGGTGCATCGGAACCGCTGCTCGAGCGCCTGGGCTTGGCCCAGGCGGCCGACCGGCCCGTGAAGGGCTATTCGAACGGAATGCGCCAGCGCCTCGGGCTGGCCCAGGCGCTGCTGGGAGAACCCGCCCTGCTGCTGCTCGACGAGCCCACGGCGGGCCTCGACCCCGACGCCACCCGAGATGTCTATTCCATGCTTGACGAATTGCGGCGGCGGGGGGCGACGGTAATGCTCTCCTCCCATGTCCTCGCCGGCATCGAGCGGCACATCGACCGGGCCGCCATCATCGGCGCGGGCCGGCTGCTGGTGTCCGGAAACCTGGAAGAGCTGGGACGGCGGGCGGGCCTGGGCGTGACCATCCGGGCCGGGGGCGACTGGGCCGACGAAAAACGGGTGGATAGGGTGATCGAGCGGGGGGCGGTGGTGCACCGCAGAAGCGCCACGGAGCTGGAGCTCAGGGTCCCCGGCGCGGCCAAGCTGGACGTTCTGCGCGTCCTGCTCGCGGTCGATGGAATCCGTGACGTGGCGGTGGAGCCGCCGTCGCTGGAGATGCTCTACGATCACTTCGGCCCGTCGACTCGTCCGGCGGAGGCCCCATGCACAGCATCCTGA
- a CDS encoding nitrous oxide reductase family maturation protein NosD → MTPSRPAVGGWRRLCLAPLLACLAGSLPAAQWVIPGGDAAALEAALQDAAPGDTVLLDPGTFTVNLRVDRPLVLEGRPGAVLDGDRRGRVVTIAAPEVTLRGLEIRRSGIDLTAMDAGVFVERAGAGARILDNTLARSLFGIWVDGAPGVLVRGNRIQGEPELRSQDRGNGIHLFNTRDSRVEGNEIWEARDGIYIDNSADCILERNRIHHLRYGIHYMYSHDNTVRDNLTWETRTGYALMQSRSLTVTGNRSEGDTNYGILMNFITYSEIAGNRVQSVARGQAYITGGSDVPGAEGKGIFIYNSLYNEIRNNRFADGDIGIHLTAGSEDNHLYGNDFVNNRVQVKYVASREQEWSHEGHGNFWSDYLGWDLDADGVGDRHYEPNDAVDKLLWKYPLARLLMNSPAVQALRWVQREFPVFRSPGVRDSHPLMMPAGLPEH, encoded by the coding sequence ATGACCCCCAGCCGGCCCGCCGTGGGCGGTTGGCGCCGGCTCTGCCTCGCCCCGTTGCTGGCCTGTCTCGCCGGGAGCCTGCCGGCGGCGCAGTGGGTGATACCCGGCGGGGACGCGGCGGCGCTGGAGGCGGCCCTGCAGGACGCTGCGCCGGGCGATACGGTGCTGCTGGACCCGGGCACCTTCACGGTCAATCTCAGGGTTGACCGGCCGCTGGTGCTGGAGGGCCGTCCGGGCGCCGTGCTCGACGGCGACCGCCGGGGCCGGGTGGTGACCATCGCGGCGCCGGAAGTCACCCTGCGCGGCCTGGAGATTCGGCGCTCGGGCATCGATCTGACCGCCATGGACGCGGGTGTCTTCGTGGAGCGGGCCGGTGCGGGGGCGCGCATCCTGGACAATACGCTCGCGCGCTCCCTGTTCGGCATCTGGGTGGATGGCGCGCCCGGCGTGCTTGTGCGCGGCAACCGCATCCAGGGGGAGCCGGAGCTGCGCTCCCAGGATCGCGGCAACGGGATCCACCTCTTCAATACCCGCGACAGCCGGGTCGAGGGAAACGAGATATGGGAGGCCCGCGACGGCATCTACATCGACAACAGCGCCGACTGCATACTGGAGCGCAACCGCATCCATCACCTGCGCTACGGCATCCACTACATGTACTCCCACGACAATACCGTGCGCGACAACCTGACCTGGGAGACGCGCACGGGCTACGCGCTGATGCAGTCCCGTTCCCTGACGGTCACGGGCAACCGCTCCGAGGGCGACACCAACTACGGCATCCTGATGAACTTCATCACCTACAGCGAGATCGCCGGGAACCGGGTGCAGAGCGTGGCCCGGGGACAGGCCTACATCACCGGGGGATCCGACGTGCCCGGGGCCGAGGGCAAGGGCATCTTCATCTACAACTCCCTCTACAACGAGATCCGGAACAACCGTTTCGCCGATGGCGACATCGGCATCCACCTCACCGCCGGATCGGAGGACAATCACCTGTACGGCAACGACTTTGTCAACAACCGCGTCCAGGTCAAGTACGTGGCCAGCCGCGAGCAGGAGTGGTCCCACGAGGGGCACGGCAACTTCTGGAGCGACTATCTCGGCTGGGATCTCGACGCCGACGGGGTGGGTGACCGCCACTACGAGCCCAACGACGCCGTGGACAAGCTGCTGTGGAAATACCCCCTGGCGCGACTGCTCATGAACAGCCCCGCGGTGCAGGCCCTGCGCTGGGTGCAGCGGGAGTTTCCGGTATTCCGTTCGCCGGGGGTTCGAGACAGTCATCCGCTGATGATGCCGGCCGGACTACCGGAGCATTGA
- the nosZ gene encoding TAT-dependent nitrous-oxide reductase: MSQDKKDRVGFTRRTFLGAGAAVAGAAGVGYASSLFRTVADVRAETEGAPKTHVAPGELDEYYGFWSGGQTGELRIYGIPSMRELNRIPVFNFDGAIGWGITNESRRVLGENFPLNGDAHHPHMSQIDGHYDGRYIYIQDKANTRVARIRCDIMRTDRIVTIPNVTALHGLRVQRVPKTGYIFVNAEFRVPQPNDGRDLENPEKYGTLFTAIDGETMEIAWQVQVDGNLDNTDADYYGRYAASCCYNSEGGTVLAEMMRNERDWVVIFNTERIEAAVKAGNYTTIGDSEVPVVDGRHGSDLTLYVPTPKSPHGLNTSPDGKYFCANGKLSPTCTLIDIDRVDEWFAGKLKEPRDVVVAEPELGLGPLHTAYDGRGNAYTTLFIDSQIVKWNIADAIRAYNGEPVDYIRQKLDVHYQPGHNHTTLGETRDADGKWLVSLNKFSKDRFLATGPLHPENDQLIDISGETMELVHDGPAYVEPHDAVLVHRSMVRPLRRWRRDDPYFAETVAMAARDGIEPTRDNKVIRDGNRVRVYMTTVAPVYGLTEFRVRKGDEVTVVVTNVDQVEDLTHGFCLTNHGVNMEIGPQQTSSVTFVADKPGVHWYYCTWFCHALHMEMRGRMLVEV, encoded by the coding sequence ATGTCACAGGACAAGAAAGATCGAGTCGGTTTCACCCGACGCACCTTCCTGGGCGCCGGTGCTGCGGTTGCGGGTGCCGCCGGGGTCGGCTATGCGAGCAGCCTGTTCCGGACGGTGGCGGATGTCCGGGCGGAGACGGAGGGGGCTCCCAAAACCCACGTGGCGCCGGGCGAACTGGACGAGTACTACGGATTCTGGAGCGGTGGACAGACCGGGGAGCTGCGCATCTACGGGATTCCGTCCATGCGCGAGCTGAACCGCATCCCGGTGTTCAACTTCGACGGCGCCATCGGCTGGGGCATCACCAACGAGAGCCGGCGGGTGCTGGGGGAGAATTTCCCCCTCAACGGCGATGCCCACCACCCCCACATGAGCCAGATCGACGGCCATTACGACGGGCGCTACATCTACATCCAGGACAAGGCCAACACCCGGGTGGCGCGCATCCGCTGCGACATCATGCGCACCGACCGGATCGTCACCATCCCGAACGTCACCGCGCTGCACGGCCTGCGGGTGCAGCGGGTGCCGAAGACCGGCTACATCTTCGTGAACGCCGAGTTCCGGGTGCCCCAGCCCAATGACGGGCGCGACCTGGAAAATCCCGAGAAGTACGGCACCCTGTTCACGGCCATCGACGGCGAGACCATGGAGATCGCCTGGCAGGTCCAGGTGGACGGCAACCTGGACAATACCGACGCCGACTACTATGGCCGCTATGCCGCCTCCTGCTGCTACAACTCGGAAGGCGGGACGGTCCTGGCGGAGATGATGCGCAACGAGCGCGACTGGGTGGTCATCTTCAATACCGAGCGGATCGAGGCGGCGGTGAAGGCGGGCAACTACACCACTATCGGGGATTCCGAGGTGCCGGTGGTGGACGGCCGCCACGGCTCCGATCTGACCCTGTACGTTCCCACCCCGAAAAGCCCCCACGGCCTGAACACCTCGCCGGACGGGAAGTACTTCTGCGCCAACGGCAAGCTTTCGCCCACCTGCACGCTCATCGATATCGACCGGGTGGACGAGTGGTTCGCGGGCAAGCTGAAGGAGCCCCGGGACGTGGTGGTGGCGGAGCCCGAGCTGGGCCTCGGCCCGCTCCACACCGCCTATGACGGCCGCGGCAACGCCTACACCACCCTGTTCATCGACAGCCAGATCGTGAAGTGGAACATCGCCGACGCCATCCGCGCCTACAACGGGGAGCCGGTGGACTATATCCGCCAGAAACTGGACGTCCACTACCAGCCCGGCCACAACCACACCACCCTCGGCGAGACCCGGGACGCCGACGGCAAGTGGCTCGTGTCGCTGAACAAGTTCTCCAAGGACCGCTTCCTGGCCACTGGCCCCCTGCACCCGGAGAACGATCAGCTCATCGACATCTCTGGCGAGACCATGGAACTGGTCCACGACGGGCCCGCCTACGTGGAACCCCACGACGCCGTCCTGGTCCACCGCAGCATGGTGCGTCCCCTGCGCCGCTGGCGGCGCGACGATCCCTACTTCGCTGAGACCGTGGCCATGGCCGCGCGCGACGGGATCGAGCCCACCCGCGACAACAAGGTGATCCGCGACGGCAACCGGGTCCGCGTCTACATGACCACCGTCGCGCCGGTCTACGGCCTCACGGAGTTCAGGGTGCGCAAGGGCGACGAGGTGACCGTGGTGGTCACCAACGTCGACCAGGTGGAGGACCTGACCCACGGCTTCTGCCTCACCAATCACGGCGTCAACATGGAGATCGGGCCGCAGCAGACCTCCTCGGTCACCTTCGTTGCCGACAAGCCCGGGGTGCACTGGTACTACTGCACCTGGTTCTGCCACGCCCTGCACATGGAGATGCGTGGCCGCATGCTGGTGGAGGTCTGA